In Syngnathus scovelli strain Florida chromosome 16, RoL_Ssco_1.2, whole genome shotgun sequence, the genomic stretch CTGTTTTATGAGTCTGGTTTTTCCGGTATTCATTGGCGTTGCAATATGACAAAGAGCTGTTTGTTGAGCAAGCTACTCCATTGGTAGACTCAATAACGACTCAGGCATGTGATTAGTTGACTTGtgcttgttttttaaaaaaaaaaaaacgtggaccAAGTCTCTGCCCCACCCCGCCTTGGACAAGTAGGCATTGGTAGGAGACCACTTCTTGCATCATCCAAGTGGCTAGAATAATGAGCACATCCGCCGGTTTGATTCAGGGAGTGTTTTATCACGCTTTACGAATAGTACAGAGCAAACCTCGCCTAAAGGTGGGGTCGACACACCCAGGACTCAATCGGGTCGGACGGCATTCTCTCCTCTCTATAGTGTCTCGCATTTGTTCTCTCTGCTTAATACTCAACTCCTCCTAATATTTGCTTGCATCTCACAATGTAATTCTAATCACTGATTTATCACCATGTCGTTTATTTAGTCTCAAGGTTGTGATATCAGCACAGTCCAGATGGAGTTGATGAATGTTTTCAAGATAAGATGAATGAAAAGATAGCGTGTATCTACGCTGGGGGTACGATGAGAGAATAATCATTGTGATTTGAGAAGTCAGAAATAAACGTTAGAAGTCATTTCGGCTCTAGGTTGAGGGGAGTGCTTGTGTTTGCATTCTACCACGAGATTGTAAGGTATGTGTGTGTAATTGATAACACCTTCACAATATAGTATGTAGAGTTTTATCAAGGAAGGAATTATATTTTGGTAAAAATGATCGTAGCCCCTCAGCAACAATTAGGATTTTTGATGAGGATTGTTTTTGTGCAGTATTGATTAGCAGGTAGCGGTGAAGGCCCAGGCACCAAATGTTCACTCGCCACTAAATAATTTATGTTTAATTATttaaaagataaaaataaaaaataaatatggatatgttttttattaccattattttattattattattattattattattattattattttatttcgtaAGGACTCACAGTTTAGTTCAGTTCCCTGCTCCTCAATTTTCtggaatatatatatgttttttattaccattattttattattattattattattatttttttatttcgtaAGGACTCACAGTTTAGTTCAGTTCCCTGCTCCTCAATTTtctggaatatatatatatatgttttttattaccattattttattattattattatttttttttttttctatttcgtaAGGACTCACAGTTTAGTTCAGCTCCCTGCTCCTCAATTTTCTGGAATTCCTCCCTCACGTGACCTGCAGCTGATTCCGCTGATGGCCCTTGCAAAAATTCTGCCTCCCCCTACGTCACACGAGGATTCTGTCCTCATTCACTAGAATGAATGTTGTACTcatctgacctgccttcaggtcACTCTTAAGGTCACTTTCCTGGATGTTCAACAAAGCCCGTTTCTCACTGAGCTGTGACAGTTAGCGTGGGTTTGCCAAAGGTCTGAATGATATTTTTCATCAGGATTCCTTCAAGGACACAAACGGTCATAAAGATGTTTTAACAGTCAACAAAATAAGAAAAACGGTTTGTAACCGTTTACAACCTTGACGAAATGCTAACATTCGCTACATACGCCAACACTTGGCTTATAATTAGCATCCTGCTAgcttattaaataaatattccGCTTAACATTTacctctttaaacgtgtctaaaACAACTTGTCTAAACGTATCTATCGTAATCGGCCTCTGATAATCTTTGCTATCACGCTTTCTCAATTTATGGTTGGTATGTTCTGCTGTGAGGATTTGACATTCCACAATAAATACCACGTTCATACTTATGATTTACATCTTGAAGATGACTACAGTTGGAAAGCAAAGAGCTCAgggacaaattaaaaaaaaaaatgcaatgatgAGCCTGCATATATTTAGCAACATGATATGATTTCCAAGACGTTATATTTTCCCTTTAACTAAAAGAATGCGGTGCTGCTACACGTGGGTGAGGGATGGATGACTTTGACTCACTGGAAACATTAAAACCACAAGATATAAACGAGCAATGCGGGGATAAAAATTAATTAATACTCCGAAGCCGTCTCCTCCTGTTCTCATTACCTTCTCTTCCCTAGCTTGACACTCCACCCGTCCGTCTCTTCCCCAcccttgtcgttttttttttcccccgctccTTCTTTCTCTTTCAAGCTGTGACATGCACTCATTTGCCCCCACCTCTTTCTCGATTGCAACCAACAACATTCTTTCTTCCTCAAACTCCTTCCTCTAAAACAAAAGCAGGAAAAGAAGGGTGTTGATCGGGAAGAAATGCTACTGGAAACTTTATTTTTCCTCCGAGCTTGTGTTTATAACTTCAGCAATCGCACACTGcatgaatacaaataaataaataatgaccgGCCACAACAGTAGTAGATTttagtaaatttaaaaaaaaaatctgagacaCCTTCCACTATTTTGTCATCATCCAGTTGAAACGCAAATCTGGAGAACTTGTGTAGGTGGCTGATACTTTTACCCGTATAGTATTGTGATTATGATTCGGGCTCGtctgtcaccatggcaacctgtGTACATTCATCAATGTCCACTGTTAGGGAGTTCCCCCACCAAACCTCAGTGAGTCATCTGCTGCCCTCCCAGAACAAAAATCACCATCAGCTGAGTGACAAAGTCAGGAGACACCAAAAAGGAGGAAAGTATGTTGTATAAGAgtgtgtatacgtgtgtgtgtgtgtgtgtgtgtgtgtgtggggagagAAGCTGGGCGGGCGGTGGGGAGTTGTGGGAGTGTGTGGTGGACGAGTAGAAACTTGGGGTGGGTTAGCCGAAGTAAAATAGAGTATATTAGTTTTTGAGTCATAGGAGGGGAGGCAAAGAGGGGTGTGGAGTTAAAAAAGGAGGCGGGGCTAAAGTAGGCGGACGGGTAGTCTCTCATGTTTGTACTTTGCCAGGCTGAGTCTGAAAATAGTGttcgagacagacagacagccatCAAAAAGTAAGTTGAAGATTTCTATTTATAATCTGGAAACGATTCTTattcaattgttgttgttttttttggtgtctTTTAAATAATGTTAATTTAGGAGGTTTTGTTTAACTCTTCTATTTTTGTAGTCAGGTTTTAGAACATTTGTTTTAAAGTAATGTGTTTTTGTGGAAAGGAAAATCGATTGGGTGTACTTTTCCATGTGGAGTAgccaacttctttttttttccaagtcttTTATATCGTATTTCAGTAATGGTTGAAAATATGACCCTCTGCTAGAAAATTTATTTGTACGCCTACCGCCTCAGGCAGAGATtatacaagacaaatatttgacGACAGAATCTTTCATTTTACTGTAGGCAGATAAAAGGTGGGGGAACATCTATGGAGATGAGTCGGGCGTGAACACGTGTTTCGGCGTCTGCATTAGCGTTCTTGgcggtgtgcgtgcgtgagtgagtgaggcagaGAGACTCGGCCCAACCCTTGaccactcctttttttttttttactgtggaaAGAAGCAGCACATTCCAGATGTGACTCTTCCATACTTCACACCCAGTCagtaaaaaatatattgaaatgTCGTACGAGTTTGTATGTAGAAAATAAAACCCTTATTAAATATTTGATCAAAGGACTCAGTCAGGGTGGGGCCACCTCGTTAATTTTGATACAAGGCGACTTGAATGGATTTAAAATGTTCTGATGTGGTTTTGTGCTTGGGGTGTGAGAATTTCTCTGTAGAAATTTAAACTAGAGGAAGGATAAGTTTAGGCCCAGTCACACgaaaaggtggggggggggtgtgtgTGAATATTCTTTACAGTTATTTTAAGGAGTGGCAGGTTTCTTGCAGGCGTCAGCAGGCAAGTCCAAACTCATCTTCCCGCCACTCAAAGTTTCCTCAAGTATAGTCAAGATTTAGTTTGTTGTATTCAGTCCTCACATCTAAACACTCTTTGGATATAACTCAAAAGTAATTAGAAGTTGGAAAAACCAAAGAGATGAGCGCGAGCCAGCTCGCTCGGTCGGGTCACGTGTGTTTTTATGAAGATGGGCGTGTGCTTTTCTCGCGGGTTGCCATGACTGGCTCACGTTCAGCAGccgtattttgacttttaaagtgtttgttgagaaaaaaaagtcgCACTACTGCTTTTTCACCAGCTTCTCTGTCCTTGTCTCACGCAGCACCGCCATCATGCTGATTCTCCTCGCTGCCATCTTTGCCCTGCATATCATCGGCATTATTCTACTCCTGGTGGCAACCATCGATAATGTAAGTGTGTTCTTACatacctgcacacacacacacactgccgtAAGGCTTAAAGACAAACCATAGCAGACATAACTGCATTGGTATGTTTTGACGACAGCAAAAAGAAGTTCTGACGAGTGATTGATCGGCGATGCTTTCCTAGAGTTGACATCTCATGATGAGAGATGAGTGAAGCACGTGTGGCGTCTTCTAAATTGTAGCTGACACTTGAGGGAGACGACCTGCACATACTCGTCATTCACGCACAAATATGTGACATCGTTGCGAGCGTTACGTGCCACACGGAGACTTGCGGAATGCCACACTGGCCGACACATTCCGCGCTTGGATTTTTGATTCCGAGCACGTCTGAATACAAGGAGTAAACATTTTGTCATGCAATTTTTAAGGACAAGCAACTGTGACGATAATATTTTTGCTGAAAGAGTCAAACAATGAGAACAGCAGCCAATGGCTACCGAAGGCCCAAACCACACCCGTACACTCGCTGACATCACTCCCAAAACCGACCGAGCCCTTTAAGCACACGTTACACACACCAGGGTTGTTGTTGTGACTTGACACAGTGCTATTTCTTCATGACCAAAAACAAACTGAAAAGTTGGaagctggaacggattaaagccatttcaattcatttcaatggcaAATCTTGATTTGATAGTGAGTCAATTACAACTTGGTCACAGTGCAACTATTTTTATATTAGACAATCAAATTGTTTCTATAATTTTCCTCAGGCTTGGTGGGTGACTAAAACCATATCCACTGATGTGTGGTTCCGGTGGGTATTAGTGAATGGAGAATGGAACGCCACCGACCTTCCGACAGGCTCACACTACCCACAGGgtaagatacacacacacacacaaatcagcaTTAGCTAGAGGGAAAACCTGTTCTTCGGCACACACACGCTACTTTCCAATTCTAAAACTCCTGGCTCAGCCCGAATgtgcaaatcaaatattttaacCTCATTGGCCTTGCATTTAGTCAAATGAGTTGAACTTTGGCCTGCGTTAAACATTTGCCACGCGTTTGTCATTTGAcagatatttttaatttttaagccACCCATATTTTTTCAAAGCATTATATTGCACATTTGAACAGGTGTTGCTTTTTCTGACTCCCCCTACAGACTACCTCCAGGCAGTGCAAGCTAGCTCAGTGCTAGCCTGTATATTCTCCATCCTGGGAATCTTCGTCTTTGTAGCTCAGCTCTTTACTTTGAACAAAGGACAGAGGTTCACCATCTCTGGCGTTTTCCAAGCCCTTGCCTGTAAGTTTGTTCTCGGATAGTATTTTCTTTGTCGTGCAAGAACAAAAAACTAATAATTCCTCCTCCCTCTCAGGTCTCTGCATCATGATCGCCGCCTCCATCTACACAGATCGGTTCCATCTGGATGAGAGTATCGGTTCTTATGGTCACTGCTTTATCCTAGCATGGATCGCCTTTGCGCTCACGTTTATCTCCGCCATCACTTATTTTGTGCTACGCAAGAAGACTGCATGAGAAGAACACCAGAAACAAAACCCATCCAACCAAAATGGTTCGGTTGGATTGATTGTTTTAGTAAAAAAACCTGATCTTTAGTTACTGAGCAATAGCAGATTGCAACATTCCACAATGGCAGTAGAATAGAGGCACAACCAATTTAAGTTGTATTGGTGTGGAATATTATTTCCACAAATGTGCATATGATGCAAAAAGAAAGTAAGAGCCAGCATCAATTTCTGTAACAAAAAAAGGATTTAACAATTCAAATGTACGTCATTTTAAATATGGATAtaagtggattaaaaaaaaaggggggtgcGTCTATAATTTTTTAAGTTTTCCCCCCCCCGTTATTTTATTGTAAGTTTATCAAGTTAAATTCATATATTTTATATGGTCTTTCTTTGTGATAAGTGTTACTAAAATTCATTCTGGTGCTGCCCTATGACGATGGCATCGGTCCAAAATGACATGTTGGTAGATTTAAGGATGACATGATGCCAATATATTTTCCAGTAAACAATGATGTGTGCTTGTTTAGGAATTATTTAATATTAGAAAGAGTTTAACACTCATATCTTCAAAGATACAAATCTTTCAGTTATATAAGTCCCttctaaatgatcttttgaattGAATGCTTTaggattttcttttaaatgataAATTTTACTATGATAAGAATAATTATCACCGTCTAAATGTCATATTGCTGACTTAGGAATTGACACTGCCTTTACataattaaatgtaaatatgtTTCCTGTTATGCTTTGTATATCTAATGCTGTTCTGTTTTGTTGTTTCTCATCATGGATGATTATTTTTACGATAATAAAAAGAGATTCCCGACCAATGCTTGTAATTTGTGGGTTTTTGTTCGAATAGATCATTATCCTTTCCATCCTTGGGCTTTGTGTGGTTATATCCTGTCATTAAAAATACTTCCATTTCACCCAAGTGCATAATAAATGCTTTCAgagctatgtttttttttctctgttatGAATCGGTTAATAGGCTTGTTAAGTCCATTTCCCACCTGGTTATTCTTCTttgcatggtaaaaaaaaaatctaatcaaatgacatcacagaAAAAGTTTTAGCAGGAATAAAACTTTGGTGTACTCATCAAACATGGAGCAAAAACATCCAATTTGGAACCAGACTTGATTTGATTCCAACCTGAGTTCTAGAACTGTTCACATCTGACCGAATGAAGAGTTCAAAGAGGGCCATAGTATTCCTGAGGTGTGTAAAGGGGAACTATGTTCTCCTGTCTATGGGCAACAGGAGATGATCTAGGTAAGTGAGATGGAGACGGGAGGGACAAGCGATGCAAAGGAGATCCAAGGTGAGAAGACGGAGGAGGAAAGGACACAGAGTGAGTTAGAGGAATACAAAGGGAAGGCTTACCGGGCGACGGTGACTTGGTTGGAGGTTGATCGTAGTAAGGGGACAAATGGGAGATTGGCGCATTGGATTGGTGAAAAGCATGGCCCATGCCAGAGTTGGCTGTGGAGAAATAAGGTGCCGGGGGCAGGAGTCCCACAAAGTTGAAAGGGTTGAGGCTGGAGTTAAGTCGGGCTCCCACCATCAGGACCTTTTTTGTGTAGTTGTTTAGGGTGGACACGCCAGCTGACATGCAGACAGTGAAGGCGAACCAGGCCACACTGAAAAAGACACAAATGGAACCATGTTATCTTCTGAAAACTTTCATTTGACTTGGACAATATTGATCTTTGTCGAGGATAAACAATATATCCCTGTGAGTATTATTATTAACAGTCtaaatgtgttgctccaccatttgtgttcaaatttccgCAACTATCAGTGTCAGACTTTCCATGCCGGCTGGTatctatattttaaaaatcttcACGTGTGTAGAGGACTTACTAAAATGCCCAAGAATAGCCGTAACTGTGAGGCTTGAAGTCTTCTGGACCCATGGACGCTGTAGTCTGAAACACCTGCATGAACATCATGTGACCCACCATTCCGAGCAAACCTGGaaaatcagggaaaaaaaactgaggACATTCCATTTATTTCGAAGATATCAAATTGTGAATAAACCAATTTTGCACCTCCTAAAACTGTGAAAACAGCAGCAAAGGCGTTAAGCAGCTGGCCCCAGCGTTGAGTGGACGGGTACCAGGCCCTGATGCACAACTGCACGGACAGCAGGATGCAGCTGATGAACAGCAGGGCCACGTACATCAGCTCCAAGGACAACGACAACCACATCATGGCTGAGGGAACGTGAGAAATAAAAAATCatcaaaaaatatttgcaaataaTTTACAATGTGGTTTCAAGTCACCTTTTTCAGATCCCGGAGTCAAAGTGTAGAACCCTCGACACTTCTCCTCTGGAATAGAAATTTGAAGTTTTATAGTACAGCGGAAACCCGTGAAGTCATTCATCTAATTTGGAAGTGGACAATTAGTCGTCTGGAAAATATGCTTCTGAGGTCAGACATGATTTCACATCAGCTTATAAGAACTCGGATAATATTCAGCCCGTGTTTACGTATACTACTGACCTTTTGCTCTCTGGATTTCGGATCCATGATTGAGCCATACTGCTAAAGACTAAATCTCCACAagcaaaacacacacttgaGATAATCCCCTTTaggctgagcacacacacacacacaaattctaACTTACACAGACCAGGAGCTCAGTCCCCATTATCACCTTGGATTTCCGTTCCCCGTATGACCCAATTTGTTgttatcacttcctgtttgtgtgaatccTCATCTGACACCTTGGCAATCACGGTAAATCCAACATCTACAGCATGGATTGATAATTTTAacagtttgggatttttttgtttgaggACAGAAAGCAAatctgaaatctgattggtcaCATTGCGACTATAATTTAATTTATATCAGCTATTGATTTTGAAGGCCTTGGGCAAATtagatacataaaaaaaaatcaaatatacaaaagggagggaaaaaatTAAATCTTATCACTCAAATATTGGAAATCAGTAAATAGAGCTGATGTTATTTTCGCCACTTCACTTCTTTCACTGTTCCTGTGTTGTGCTTTGAACGCTCACCCCAGGCGTCCGTGTAGATGTTCTCCTCGCAAGTGACAAACAGACCCGTGTGAAAGACGGGGAAGACAAAGCGGTCGTCTCCCGTCTCCCAGGAGAACTGGATGCTGGACGAGTTGGACACACCGGGAACTGGGATGCATTTGCTATGCTTgatgggtgaacacagaggtttgggtaCCTTCTGTTTACCCACACACCAGTTGGAGGACGTGAGCGCCATGGCAGCCAGGAAGAGAGACACGACGGTCTGGATGAAGGAGAGCTCGGGGGAACGCATTTGCTGAAGGAAAGTCATCATGCCTGTGTGAAGAAATACTTTTACCAGAGTGTATGCCTGAGGTttgttgtctgtctacatgtgttgctccacctttTGTGTTCAGTTGCTGAAAAGATGTTATTTCTTAGCCTGTCTCTGGATGGTTGcatatttttttgcattatgttaaataaatttaaattatCTAAAGCTTCGCAGTGTGGTTGTAAATCATTGTTACAGAATTTTTTCCAATACGTTCCCTTCTGTGTTATTACAAAAGTGCAAAAGTAAGGTCAAATTTGGGATGTGGGTTGAGTTTGGTGTGCCACAAATTATACACGATGCTACGTTTaacaaaaatatagaaataattTAAAGTCTTGGATGATATGGGAAAACCTTGATGGAAAAATAGCAAACATCTTGTAATTAGAAGGTTAATTAGGGGTGAAGTTGgagagaaaatattaaattctcCACCAGGTTTAATTTGGCATAACATGTATGAATAAAAAGGTTCaattataaaaaagaaaaaaaaattcactcacCGCCTGCAGCGTCTCTACGGGTTAGTTTCTCATCGCCGCTCCACTTTCAGTCTTCGCTCATCACATAGCGAGGAGGAGTGCCAAATGACGAGGCCTGCGTtcagactcacacacacacggacacacactcgTCTTCTTTAATCCATATTAATCCAAAACAGACAACTCTTTTCCATCTGTTTTCATTTTGgctatccattcattttcactCCAATTCATCATGACCCATGTGTGGTCTCCTTCCCCTGTTTTGATATGAACTTTAGCATGACCTTGACGTGatgaaaacatggtaaaaatagaATTCTATGAACATTGCTTTTCACTGCCATCATGTTTTTTGAGCCCCAATGGATTCCTGCATTCAGTAaaacagtgggaaaaaaaaatagagtacaggttaaaaaaaaaaacaaatagtgCACTTCATGCCCCTTACCGAATAAATTACATATGGAAATAAAATGCTAATACCTGGGCGTGGAATCTTTTGCTAgatgataaacactgaaatcaacataaaaggaaaataaatagaaaCAGCTAATTTCATAAGGGGTGGCATAATctatttattgtttaaatccttTCGAATTGTGTGCAGAATTGCCAGTTGA encodes the following:
- the LOC125984179 gene encoding epithelial membrane protein 2, yielding MFVLCQAESENSVRDRQTAIKNTAIMLILLAAIFALHIIGIILLLVATIDNAWWVTKTISTDVWFRWVLVNGEWNATDLPTGSHYPQDYLQAVQASSVLACIFSILGIFVFVAQLFTLNKGQRFTISGVFQALACLCIMIAASIYTDRFHLDESIGSYGHCFILAWIAFALTFISAITYFVLRKKTA
- the LOC125984150 gene encoding germ cell-specific gene 1-like protein, producing MMTFLQQMRSPELSFIQTVVSLFLAAMALTSSNWCVGKQKVPKPLCSPIKHSKCIPVPGVSNSSSIQFSWETGDDRFVFPVFHTGLFVTCEENIYTDAWEEKCRGFYTLTPGSEKAMMWLSLSLELMYVALLFISCILLSVQLCIRAWYPSTQRWGQLLNAFAAVFTVLGGLLGMVGHMMFMQVFQTTASMGPEDFKPHSYGYSWAFYVAWFAFTVCMSAGVSTLNNYTKKVLMVGARLNSSLNPFNFVGLLPPAPYFSTANSGMGHAFHQSNAPISHLSPYYDQPPTKSPSPGKPSLCIPLTHSVSFPPPSSHLGSPLHRLSLPSPSHLPRSSPVAHRQENIVPLYTPQEYYGPL